Proteins co-encoded in one Saprospira grandis genomic window:
- a CDS encoding DUF1294 domain-containing protein: MLLLILLPISLNIYALIQMYWDKRQAKKDAWRVPEKQLLRLGFLGGSLGLLTGIYWFRHKTKKRSFLWRAWAAFLLHLLLLGFFLYYFYGLEF; encoded by the coding sequence ATGCTTTTACTTATCCTCCTCCCCATTAGCCTAAATATTTATGCCCTAATACAAATGTACTGGGATAAACGACAGGCCAAAAAAGACGCTTGGCGAGTTCCCGAAAAACAGCTGTTGCGCCTAGGTTTTTTGGGCGGTAGCTTGGGCCTTTTAACGGGCATTTATTGGTTTCGGCACAAAACCAAAAAACGCTCCTTTCTCTGGCGAGCTTGGGCCGCTTTTCTCTTGCATCTGCTTTTGTTGGGCTTCTTTTTATACTACTTCTATGGCTTAGAATTTTAG
- the aroC gene encoding chorismate synthase, whose protein sequence is MAGNSFGRIFRISTYGESHGAGIGVIIDGCPAGLSLDLDLIRRDLARRRPGQSAIVTQRQETEEFQILSGLFEGQTTGTPLHIFIPNQNAKSKDYSGWAELYRPSHADYSYAAKYGIRDYRGGGRSSARETAARVAAGAVARQILAQYDIKIWAYVKAVGELECTRPYWELDPSEVERNPVRAAEPKTAQAMEALIRAVRKAGDSIGGQITLVIEGVPPGLGEPVFDRLQADLAKAMLSINACKGFEYGSGFAGTKMRGSQHNDPFVMEDGQVKTTTNYSGGIQGGISNGMDIYCNLAFKPVATLMQAQQTINQKGEPVTLAGKGRHDPCVLPRAVPIVEAMAALVILDHYFIHQSRL, encoded by the coding sequence ATGGCGGGCAATAGTTTTGGACGAATTTTTAGAATTAGTACCTATGGGGAATCTCATGGGGCTGGAATTGGAGTCATCATTGACGGCTGCCCAGCTGGCCTCTCTCTAGATCTGGACCTCATTCGCCGCGATTTGGCCCGCAGACGACCCGGCCAATCGGCTATTGTTACTCAACGCCAAGAAACCGAAGAATTTCAGATTTTATCGGGCCTTTTTGAGGGCCAAACAACGGGCACGCCCCTGCATATTTTTATCCCCAATCAAAATGCTAAGTCTAAGGATTATAGCGGCTGGGCCGAGCTTTATCGCCCCTCTCATGCCGACTATAGCTATGCCGCAAAATATGGCATCCGAGATTACCGCGGTGGAGGCCGCTCTTCAGCCAGAGAAACTGCCGCAAGGGTAGCCGCTGGAGCCGTCGCTCGGCAGATTTTGGCCCAATATGACATAAAGATTTGGGCCTATGTAAAAGCAGTGGGCGAACTAGAATGTACTCGCCCCTACTGGGAGCTAGACCCCTCAGAAGTAGAACGAAATCCCGTTCGAGCAGCAGAACCAAAAACAGCCCAAGCCATGGAAGCCCTCATCCGAGCCGTCCGAAAAGCCGGCGATAGTATCGGGGGCCAAATTACACTGGTCATAGAAGGTGTCCCCCCCGGCCTAGGCGAACCCGTCTTCGACCGCCTCCAAGCCGATTTGGCCAAGGCCATGCTCAGCATTAACGCCTGTAAGGGCTTTGAATATGGCTCTGGCTTTGCCGGAACAAAAATGCGCGGTAGCCAACATAACGACCCCTTTGTCATGGAAGATGGACAGGTCAAAACCACCACTAATTATTCTGGTGGAATACAGGGCGGAATTTCTAATGGAATGGATATTTATTGCAATTTGGCCTTTAAACCCGTGGCTACCCTTATGCAAGCTCAACAAACCATTAACCAAAAGGGCGAGCCAGTTACTTTAGCTGGAAAGGGACGCCATGACCCCTGCGTACTCCCTCGGGCCGTCCCCATTGTAGAGGCCATGGCGGCTTTGGTTATTTTGGACCACTATTTTATTCATCAGTCTCGCCTTTAG
- a CDS encoding HD domain-containing protein — translation MFFRNFDADNFIKDLKIENMPTPVDVYRRALDFAARAHAGQKMSGSELPYLLHLAHVGAEINFALENEAEGFDENLCLQVGILHDVLEDTDILPEELAREFSEEICLAVQALSKNKKLPKAQQMADSLNRIKATSKEACLVKLADRLVNMSPPPHYWSAARRKAYQEDARMILAVLGGTHAYLEARLAQKIEDYSSYIEEEDGGQ, via the coding sequence TTGTTCTTCCGTAATTTTGATGCGGATAACTTCATTAAGGACCTAAAGATAGAAAATATGCCAACGCCTGTAGATGTTTATCGTAGAGCTTTAGATTTTGCCGCTCGCGCTCATGCTGGGCAAAAAATGTCGGGTAGTGAATTGCCGTATTTACTACACCTTGCTCATGTTGGAGCCGAAATTAACTTTGCCCTAGAAAATGAGGCAGAAGGTTTTGACGAAAACCTCTGCTTGCAGGTAGGCATCCTTCATGATGTTTTAGAAGATACCGATATCCTGCCCGAGGAGCTCGCCCGTGAGTTTAGTGAGGAAATTTGCTTGGCGGTGCAGGCCCTAAGCAAAAATAAAAAGCTGCCCAAAGCACAACAAATGGCAGACTCTCTAAACCGCATCAAAGCCACCTCTAAAGAAGCTTGCTTGGTCAAATTGGCCGACCGCCTGGTCAATATGAGCCCTCCCCCTCATTATTGGAGCGCCGCAAGAAGAAAGGCCTATCAAGAAGATGCCCGAATGATTTTAGCAGTTTTGGGTGGCACTCATGCTTATCTGGAGGCCCGCTTGGCCCAAAAAATTGAAGATTACTCTAGCTATATCGAGGAGGAAGATGGCGGGCAATAG
- a CDS encoding phospholipase D-like domain-containing protein, producing the protein MKTLLPILFVLAFAPWASAQFVIFGEALQSNISNSGFTVSYNTSQPGEGLLEYGLTPSLEMGFSAAGPNASSHQVALSGLQAAEVYYVRPNLIRNGDTIPSTKTAIMATASNSTGQIKIFFNKSIDVNVSNGTYPHINNSSAAIVAELIKRIDSAQTSIDVAAYNINQSNIVTALNNAQNRGVVVRYIANDGTSNSALSNANFPYEEVNNTGLMHNKFLVFDAGSVYDSYVWTGSMNLTSGNIYDDFNNVVLVQDQTLAKAYTIEFNEMWGSTTTTFDVVASRVGGQKADNTPHLFMIGGKLVEQYFSPSDNTTTAIKNAVLSAGGDVSFALLTFTNNELRDAVLDRQQSGEQVAGIIENIGDLGSDYNDLNAAGVDVYADNQPHDIHHKYAIIDANTPNSDPQVVTGSHNWSQGAEDENDENTLIIHDAEIANWYLQEFSARYCANEGSSSCQYDPAVSVWQTELESFKLYPNPSQGQIQIELDQEQVLDYQLLNSLGQSILSGQIQGQQAQLSLNQLPKGSYYLVLYKEGQAWGRQLIQLF; encoded by the coding sequence ATGAAAACATTATTACCTATTCTTTTTGTACTGGCTTTTGCGCCTTGGGCTTCGGCTCAGTTTGTCATTTTTGGCGAGGCCCTACAATCCAATATCAGCAATTCTGGATTTACCGTTAGCTACAATACTTCTCAGCCGGGCGAGGGTCTTTTGGAGTATGGCCTAACGCCTAGCCTAGAAATGGGTTTTTCTGCTGCTGGTCCCAATGCGAGCAGCCACCAAGTAGCCCTTTCGGGCCTACAGGCTGCTGAGGTCTATTATGTTCGCCCCAACCTGATTCGGAACGGCGACACCATTCCCTCAACCAAAACGGCCATTATGGCCACGGCTTCTAACTCGACTGGGCAGATCAAAATCTTCTTTAATAAGAGCATTGATGTGAATGTCTCTAATGGAACCTATCCGCATATCAACAACTCTTCGGCGGCTATTGTTGCCGAGCTCATTAAGCGAATTGATAGTGCCCAAACGAGCATTGATGTGGCTGCCTATAATATCAACCAAAGCAATATTGTAACGGCCCTAAACAATGCCCAAAACAGAGGGGTTGTTGTGCGCTATATTGCCAATGATGGGACCTCGAACAGTGCGTTGAGCAATGCCAACTTTCCTTATGAGGAAGTGAATAATACTGGCCTGATGCACAATAAATTTCTCGTTTTTGATGCGGGCTCTGTCTATGATAGCTACGTTTGGACAGGCTCTATGAACTTGACTTCTGGAAATATCTATGACGATTTTAATAATGTCGTTTTGGTCCAAGACCAAACTTTGGCCAAAGCTTACACCATTGAATTTAATGAGATGTGGGGTAGCACGACAACTACCTTTGATGTGGTGGCTAGCCGTGTAGGCGGTCAAAAAGCCGATAATACGCCGCATTTGTTCATGATTGGCGGCAAGTTGGTCGAGCAGTATTTCTCGCCTAGCGATAATACCACCACGGCCATTAAAAATGCTGTACTTTCTGCGGGTGGAGATGTTTCTTTTGCCCTACTCACCTTTACGAACAATGAGTTGAGAGATGCCGTTTTGGACCGTCAACAGTCTGGAGAGCAAGTAGCTGGAATCATTGAAAATATTGGCGATTTGGGCAGTGATTATAATGACCTCAATGCCGCTGGCGTAGATGTTTATGCCGATAATCAGCCTCATGATATCCACCATAAATATGCAATCATTGATGCCAATACCCCCAATTCTGACCCTCAGGTGGTTACGGGCTCACATAACTGGTCGCAAGGGGCCGAGGATGAGAATGATGAAAACACCCTCATTATCCATGATGCCGAAATTGCCAACTGGTACCTGCAAGAGTTTTCTGCTCGCTATTGTGCCAATGAAGGAAGCAGCAGCTGCCAATATGATCCTGCTGTTTCGGTTTGGCAAACAGAACTAGAGAGCTTCAAGCTATATCCCAATCCTAGCCAAGGCCAAATTCAAATTGAGTTGGATCAAGAGCAAGTATTAGATTATCAGCTGCTCAATAGCTTGGGCCAAAGCATTCTAAGCGGCCAAATTCAAGGACAGCAGGCGCAGCTAAGCCTAAATCAACTGCCCAAAGGAAGCTACTATTTGGTCCTTTATAAGGAAGGCCAAGCTTGGGGCCGACAACTCATTCAGCTGTTTTAA
- a CDS encoding WbqC family protein, with the protein MQDSLLIELQLFPSLQYLSKWLGFSVILEGEEHYRKGSFRNRYHLATAQGKLALSVPLEKGKHQQLPVREVKIDYKKDWPKQHWRSIETAYGKAPFFDYYGEEVRAILESRPSHLFALNWAALQFLLEHFQLETPSFSAQFSHQFEAGIDFRNQIRPQQAKAPDPYFAPLPYPQLFEDRLGFLPHLSALDLLFCMGPEAPYYLAQQFKTP; encoded by the coding sequence ATGCAGGATTCACTTTTAATAGAATTACAGCTTTTTCCCTCTTTGCAGTACCTCTCTAAATGGCTGGGTTTTTCGGTTATTTTGGAAGGCGAGGAGCATTATCGGAAGGGGTCTTTTCGCAATCGTTATCATTTGGCGACGGCCCAGGGGAAATTGGCCTTATCGGTGCCTTTAGAGAAGGGCAAGCATCAGCAATTGCCGGTTCGGGAGGTAAAAATTGACTACAAAAAGGACTGGCCCAAGCAGCATTGGCGCAGCATAGAAACGGCCTATGGCAAGGCTCCTTTTTTTGATTATTATGGGGAGGAAGTTCGGGCCATTTTGGAGAGTCGGCCCAGTCATTTATTTGCTCTAAATTGGGCGGCTTTGCAGTTTTTATTGGAGCATTTTCAGTTGGAAACGCCTTCTTTTAGCGCGCAGTTTTCGCATCAATTTGAGGCAGGCATTGATTTTCGGAATCAGATTCGGCCGCAGCAAGCCAAAGCGCCAGATCCCTATTTTGCGCCCCTGCCCTACCCTCAGCTTTTTGAGGACCGTTTAGGTTTTTTGCCTCATTTATCGGCTTTGGACCTCCTGTTTTGCATGGGGCCCGAGGCACCTTATTATTTGGCCCAACAATTTAAAACCCCTTAA
- the hemA gene encoding glutamyl-tRNA reductase, producing MKAIEQYKIITFTHRRTDLNGIGQFVLRPKTEEESVLEQLHAFKQQIGAKEIYYLSTCNRILFLVLAQKEDKGKAFKQKFMQTLYADLSEALQAKALKEAFLYEGLEAIDHFFRVSASMDSLVVGEREILRQLREAYQDNLEQGLTGDAIRLLMRFTVETAKRVYSSTRIGEKPVSVVSLAVSKLMQAQLPPSSRFLLLGAGQTNALFAKFLKKYGYHKVTVFNRSLKKAQELAQDFDGEGLLLSQLGEYRKGFDVVVAATGAKSALLTTELYGQLLGEEAASSSKLLIDLSIPNNIEPAIAEQYPKAQYIPIESLRELAQKNLAFREQELERAKEVVEEQVDIFYQAFKERLIELALREVPIQVKAIRQHALNNVFKKELADLDEESLALLDRMMAYMEKRCIAIPLQVAKQNMLKED from the coding sequence ATGAAGGCCATAGAACAATACAAAATCATCACATTTACCCATCGCCGTACTGATTTAAACGGGATTGGCCAATTTGTACTCCGACCGAAAACAGAGGAGGAATCTGTTTTGGAACAATTGCATGCCTTTAAGCAGCAGATTGGCGCCAAAGAGATCTATTATCTTTCTACTTGTAACCGCATTCTGTTTTTAGTGTTGGCCCAAAAAGAGGATAAAGGCAAGGCCTTTAAGCAAAAGTTTATGCAAACCCTATATGCAGACTTGAGCGAGGCCCTACAAGCTAAGGCCCTTAAGGAGGCTTTTTTGTATGAGGGCCTAGAGGCGATTGACCACTTTTTTCGGGTTTCGGCTTCTATGGATTCTTTGGTGGTGGGCGAGCGCGAGATTCTTCGCCAACTCCGAGAAGCTTATCAAGATAATCTGGAGCAAGGCCTTACGGGAGATGCCATCCGCTTACTGATGCGCTTTACGGTAGAAACGGCCAAAAGAGTATACTCTTCTACTCGCATTGGCGAAAAGCCCGTTTCGGTGGTGTCTTTGGCGGTTTCTAAACTCATGCAGGCCCAATTGCCACCTAGCTCTCGCTTTTTGTTGTTGGGGGCCGGACAAACCAACGCTCTTTTTGCCAAGTTTCTAAAAAAGTATGGCTACCATAAGGTCACGGTCTTTAACCGCAGCCTGAAAAAAGCGCAGGAATTGGCCCAAGATTTTGATGGGGAGGGGCTTTTACTCAGTCAGTTGGGAGAATATAGAAAGGGATTTGATGTTGTGGTGGCTGCCACAGGCGCCAAATCGGCCCTATTGACGACTGAGCTTTATGGGCAGCTTTTGGGCGAAGAAGCAGCAAGCAGCAGTAAATTACTCATTGACTTGAGCATCCCGAATAATATTGAGCCCGCTATTGCGGAGCAGTACCCCAAGGCGCAGTATATTCCCATTGAGAGTTTGAGAGAATTGGCCCAAAAGAATTTGGCCTTTAGAGAGCAGGAACTAGAGCGGGCCAAGGAAGTCGTAGAAGAGCAGGTAGATATCTTTTATCAGGCCTTTAAGGAGCGTTTGATTGAGCTAGCCCTCCGAGAGGTGCCGATTCAGGTGAAGGCCATTCGGCAGCATGCCCTGAATAATGTATTTAAGAAAGAACTAGCCGATTTGGATGAGGAGTCATTGGCCCTTTTGGACCGTATGATGGCCTATATGGAAAAGCGCTGCATTGCGATTCCCTTGCAAGTGGCCAAACAAAATATGTTGAAAGAAGACTAG
- the hemC gene encoding hydroxymethylbilane synthase, whose translation MRKLIIGTRGSKLALWQAYYTQEQLKALGFESELKIIKTQGDRIQHLSFDKMEGKGFFTKEIEAALLEGEIDLAVHSMKDMPTTQPKGLKLSAVSYRDKVADLLLIRKEVVAEREPLGLPPNAIVGTSSARRKAQILDFRPDLEIKDIRGNVPTRLNKLKEGQFDAILLAAAGVNRLEIPLDEFEVFEFDPREFVPAPAQGVLVWQCRSEDLQTQRIVAKLHKKEVVACTNVERRLLQLFDGGCQMPLGAYCYKENGSYHAYAAVAESWNSPVKRVQLSASTHTKLAERLYALLQEEA comes from the coding sequence ATGAGAAAATTGATTATTGGGACCAGAGGCAGCAAATTGGCGCTTTGGCAGGCCTATTATACGCAAGAACAGCTCAAGGCATTGGGTTTTGAGTCTGAATTGAAGATTATCAAAACGCAGGGGGACCGCATTCAGCATCTCAGCTTTGATAAGATGGAAGGCAAGGGCTTTTTTACTAAAGAAATTGAGGCTGCTTTGTTGGAGGGCGAGATTGATTTGGCCGTGCATTCGATGAAAGATATGCCCACCACACAGCCCAAAGGCCTAAAATTATCGGCTGTATCTTATCGGGACAAGGTGGCTGATTTGCTCTTGATTCGCAAGGAGGTAGTTGCCGAGCGGGAGCCTTTGGGCTTGCCGCCCAATGCCATTGTGGGGACCTCTTCTGCCCGTAGAAAGGCCCAGATTTTAGATTTTCGGCCCGATTTGGAGATCAAGGATATTCGGGGAAATGTGCCCACTCGCCTCAATAAGCTCAAAGAAGGGCAGTTTGATGCGATTTTGTTGGCTGCGGCTGGCGTTAATCGCCTAGAAATTCCCTTAGATGAGTTTGAGGTTTTTGAGTTTGATCCTAGAGAATTTGTGCCTGCTCCCGCCCAGGGCGTTTTGGTTTGGCAATGTCGCTCGGAGGACCTACAGACGCAGCGGATTGTAGCCAAATTGCATAAAAAAGAGGTAGTCGCCTGTACCAATGTAGAGCGTCGCTTGTTGCAGCTCTTTGATGGCGGCTGTCAGATGCCTTTGGGGGCCTACTGCTACAAAGAAAATGGCAGTTATCACGCTTATGCGGCAGTAGCCGAAAGCTGGAACAGCCCCGTGAAGCGGGTCCAACTATCGGCCTCTACTCATACAAAATTGGCCGAACGCCTCTATGCGCTCTTGCAAGAAGAAGCCTAA
- a CDS encoding two-component regulator propeller domain-containing protein, producing MRTTFLFFLGLMLSFSFLQAQSLAPKVGIGQWESFLPYGQTKALIETPDHIYAATDYGLFSVFKASGEFVLYNKITGLSDVGISTLAYSADYQRIFIGYENGNLDILGSDGRIMNRPAIKQNANITSGRSIRHIFCDSNQVYLSTEFGLVCYEQESGEFAQTTFTSMQVYASERLGQELFMATAMGLYKVPVEGVNLQDFNNWSKLGTADGLALDFYESFALGKMNGRLYADINDTLMRYDGQNFSHLPHNGENYMYTGRSKLRMQVNAFGTRLTMATGTNYVEVLFEDERLEGYFFDGDISGNIFDALSDRSSAIWMAGGKGLYRNNADGSLSPYLPEGPYNANVSSLGVDEYGVLWATGGLIDYVSVFFDGFGAYRYEDFDWQSYRPANRAELNGVDNLSCLAISPKDRSVYMGSFLAGLVQITKEDSIYVWDKDSPNTALQEAQGDANRTRITGLAFDEDNNLWMSNHKAVQPIVVKTEEGDWKSFANPYTSEIGPIAIDRYGYKWIVQLRGNNLLVFDSGELEVDGDERYKVLTPSNSELASSKVNCVVSDRSGSIWVGTDNGVTIFSCSVFDNNCPGLRPIINPDDFNGRLLENENIRSIAVDGANRKWIASDNGVFLLDGEDYSQIYYFTEENSPLFNNRVGAIAVDPESGQVYMATESGLQGFRAEATQGSSFANKSAVRVFPNPVRPNYEGQIAISGLVEDVNVKITDARGRLVFEQKAYGGQAVWNGYDYQGQKASPGVYLVFTVNSDGTERLNTKFLIVN from the coding sequence ATGCGAACGACCTTCCTTTTTTTTCTTGGGCTAATGCTAAGTTTTTCATTTCTGCAGGCGCAATCTTTGGCCCCAAAAGTGGGGATTGGGCAATGGGAATCTTTTCTGCCCTATGGGCAAACCAAAGCCTTGATAGAAACCCCAGACCATATTTATGCGGCCACGGACTACGGGCTTTTTTCGGTATTTAAGGCTAGTGGAGAATTTGTGCTTTACAATAAAATTACGGGGCTTTCTGATGTGGGGATTAGCACCTTAGCCTATAGTGCGGACTACCAGCGCATTTTTATTGGTTATGAAAATGGCAACCTAGATATTTTGGGTAGTGATGGCCGCATTATGAACCGTCCCGCTATTAAGCAAAATGCCAATATTACTAGTGGGCGCAGCATTCGCCATATATTTTGCGATAGCAATCAGGTCTATTTATCTACAGAATTTGGCTTGGTTTGCTATGAGCAAGAAAGCGGAGAATTTGCGCAGACCACCTTTACGAGCATGCAGGTTTATGCGAGTGAGCGCCTGGGTCAAGAGCTATTTATGGCCACCGCTATGGGCTTATACAAAGTGCCTGTAGAAGGCGTCAATTTGCAAGACTTTAATAATTGGAGCAAGCTAGGCACTGCCGATGGCTTGGCCCTAGACTTTTATGAGAGCTTTGCCTTGGGGAAAATGAACGGCCGTTTGTATGCCGATATCAATGACACCCTCATGCGCTATGATGGCCAAAACTTTAGCCATCTGCCTCATAATGGCGAGAACTATATGTATACGGGCCGCTCTAAGCTGCGCATGCAAGTTAATGCCTTTGGTACTCGTTTGACCATGGCCACAGGGACCAACTATGTAGAGGTCCTTTTTGAGGATGAGCGTTTAGAAGGCTACTTCTTTGATGGCGATATCTCGGGAAATATTTTTGATGCCCTTTCGGACCGCAGCTCGGCCATTTGGATGGCGGGGGGCAAGGGGCTATACCGCAACAATGCCGACGGCAGTCTGAGCCCCTATCTTCCTGAAGGGCCCTATAATGCCAATGTTTCGAGTTTGGGCGTAGATGAATATGGCGTACTTTGGGCCACAGGCGGACTGATTGATTACGTTAGCGTTTTCTTTGATGGGTTTGGAGCCTACCGCTATGAAGACTTTGATTGGCAGAGCTACCGCCCGGCCAACCGTGCCGAGCTCAATGGGGTAGACAACCTCTCTTGCTTGGCCATTAGCCCCAAAGACCGCAGCGTTTATATGGGCTCCTTTTTGGCTGGATTGGTCCAGATCACCAAAGAAGATAGCATCTATGTTTGGGATAAAGACAGCCCCAACACGGCCCTACAAGAAGCCCAAGGCGATGCCAACCGAACTCGCATCACGGGCCTCGCCTTTGATGAAGATAACAACTTATGGATGAGCAACCATAAAGCCGTGCAGCCCATTGTGGTAAAAACTGAAGAGGGCGATTGGAAGAGTTTTGCCAACCCCTACACTTCTGAAATTGGCCCGATTGCGATAGATCGCTACGGCTATAAATGGATTGTTCAGCTGAGAGGAAACAACTTGCTCGTTTTTGATAGTGGCGAACTAGAAGTAGATGGAGACGAGCGCTATAAGGTCCTTACCCCAAGCAATAGCGAGCTGGCCTCTAGTAAGGTCAATTGTGTAGTGAGTGACCGCAGCGGAAGCATTTGGGTGGGTACAGATAATGGCGTGACCATTTTTAGCTGCTCTGTTTTTGATAATAACTGCCCTGGTCTTCGGCCCATCATCAATCCCGATGACTTTAATGGTCGTTTGTTGGAGAATGAAAACATTCGCAGCATTGCCGTAGATGGGGCTAACCGCAAATGGATCGCTAGTGATAATGGCGTCTTCTTATTAGATGGAGAAGACTATAGCCAAATTTATTATTTTACCGAGGAAAATAGTCCACTCTTTAATAATCGGGTGGGCGCTATTGCCGTAGACCCCGAGTCTGGACAAGTATATATGGCCACAGAAAGCGGCCTACAAGGCTTTAGAGCCGAGGCCACCCAAGGCAGTAGCTTTGCCAATAAATCGGCAGTGCGGGTTTTTCCCAATCCCGTTCGCCCAAATTATGAGGGACAGATTGCGATTAGTGGCTTGGTCGAGGATGTCAATGTCAAGATTACCGATGCAAGGGGCCGCTTGGTCTTTGAGCAAAAAGCCTATGGTGGTCAGGCGGTTTGGAACGGCTACGATTATCAGGGGCAAAAGGCTAGCCCTGGCGTTTATTTGGTCTTTACGGTCAATAGTGATGGCACAGAACGCCTCAATACTAAATTTCTTATTGTAAACTAA
- a CDS encoding tetratricopeptide repeat protein — protein sequence MRTYLLLFLLFAFSGASFGQERINKLRKANNLFDEESYVEAQEIYELLMGTTSGQGVMGVDARINLAKSYNETGHVDKAVPLFEDLLPNADERPDILLAYGQSLLSLGKFDEARSQFLQYADQRPEDPAPAELLKRLDAIESIIPVYPDVQINYQAAVNDSLNDEFGPAFYGTGLVFSSDRIQAADISANWGEQERSFLNLYFSELSADGQLAAPAPFARKLNGSRRHDGPASFSRDGKLCFYNRSVKETPDAEAYTLQIFASELVDGDWSKPLVLEFVTQGYQFMHPSLSADGRVLFFVSDMPGGLGGTDIWMSRKMGDKWSKPLNLGEGVNSRGNEAFPFAHPNGTLYYASKGKAGYGGYDLFRSRPTGNGIDWTEAENLGQPLNSAFDDTYFLLDDDQTKGFFSSSRNGSDDLYQFILTGEEPQELPPGIAPRGKLNFTDSLADSGIDDEKLIDSLINAGFVVEEPTAKEKVDSMDLAMLEDGGELDGNEGTGGQPTPNPNSSDNFDPEAVVDNGQIDGGWSDPNEPKDPVDPDDPDYNPWALPDEPSTDPNAENTTSNEDPYNYENTEGDPPMLETREDVKVKLSVDLQVVQKSNQKGIGQATVVLTNLLDGREERFTSDANGKISLPLRPDQKYIIRAEAAGFYGGNLPVATMQAYEDQSIPAILPLIAK from the coding sequence ATGAGGACTTACTTACTTCTCTTTCTGCTCTTTGCCTTTAGTGGGGCCAGCTTTGGGCAAGAGCGCATTAACAAACTTAGAAAAGCCAATAACCTCTTTGATGAAGAGAGTTATGTAGAAGCTCAAGAAATATATGAGCTTTTAATGGGCACGACTTCGGGCCAAGGCGTTATGGGCGTAGATGCCCGCATCAATTTGGCCAAAAGCTATAATGAAACAGGCCATGTAGACAAGGCCGTTCCTCTTTTTGAGGACCTGCTTCCAAATGCCGATGAACGGCCCGATATTCTATTGGCCTATGGGCAATCTTTACTCTCTTTGGGCAAATTTGATGAGGCCCGTTCGCAGTTTTTGCAGTATGCCGACCAACGGCCCGAAGATCCCGCCCCAGCAGAATTACTCAAACGCCTAGATGCCATTGAGTCCATTATTCCCGTTTATCCCGATGTGCAAATTAACTATCAAGCGGCAGTCAATGATAGCCTAAATGACGAATTTGGCCCCGCCTTTTATGGTACCGGCCTCGTCTTTAGCTCGGACCGTATCCAAGCCGCTGATATTAGCGCCAATTGGGGGGAGCAAGAGCGCTCTTTCCTCAATCTTTACTTTTCAGAACTAAGTGCTGATGGACAATTGGCCGCACCAGCTCCTTTTGCCCGCAAACTCAATGGTAGTCGCCGACATGATGGTCCAGCTAGCTTTAGCCGAGACGGAAAGCTCTGCTTTTATAACCGCTCGGTAAAAGAAACCCCTGATGCCGAAGCCTATACCCTACAAATTTTTGCCAGCGAATTGGTCGATGGCGATTGGAGCAAACCCTTGGTCCTAGAATTTGTTACCCAAGGCTATCAGTTTATGCACCCTAGCCTCTCTGCCGATGGCCGAGTCCTCTTCTTTGTCTCTGATATGCCTGGTGGACTTGGCGGAACGGATATTTGGATGAGCCGCAAAATGGGCGATAAATGGTCTAAACCCCTAAACTTGGGCGAGGGCGTGAATAGCCGAGGCAATGAGGCCTTTCCCTTTGCCCACCCCAATGGTACGCTCTACTATGCCTCTAAAGGTAAGGCGGGCTATGGTGGCTACGACTTGTTCCGCTCTAGACCTACGGGTAACGGAATTGACTGGACCGAGGCCGAGAACTTGGGCCAACCGCTCAACTCTGCCTTTGATGATACTTACTTCCTCTTAGATGATGACCAAACTAAGGGCTTTTTCTCTTCTTCTAGAAATGGAAGCGATGACCTCTATCAATTTATTTTGACCGGAGAAGAACCTCAGGAGCTACCGCCTGGCATCGCCCCTAGAGGAAAGCTAAATTTTACCGACAGCCTCGCCGATTCTGGCATCGACGACGAAAAACTCATCGACAGCCTCATCAATGCTGGTTTCGTCGTAGAAGAGCCCACCGCTAAAGAAAAGGTGGATTCTATGGACCTAGCCATGCTAGAAGATGGTGGAGAGCTAGACGGAAATGAAGGAACAGGAGGCCAGCCTACGCCCAACCCTAATAGCTCCGATAACTTTGACCCCGAAGCGGTGGTTGATAATGGCCAAATTGATGGGGGCTGGAGCGACCCCAATGAGCCCAAAGATCCTGTAGATCCAGATGATCCTGACTACAACCCCTGGGCCCTTCCAGATGAACCTAGCACTGATCCTAATGCAGAAAATACCACAAGCAATGAGGATCCTTACAACTATGAAAATACCGAAGGGGATCCGCCCATGTTGGAGACCAGAGAGGACGTTAAGGTAAAGCTGAGCGTAGACCTTCAGGTGGTGCAGAAAAGCAACCAAAAAGGGATTGGGCAAGCTACCGTTGTTTTGACCAACCTACTAGATGGTCGTGAAGAGCGCTTTACAAGCGATGCCAATGGTAAAATTAGTTTACCCTTGCGGCCCGACCAAAAATATATTATTCGAGCAGAGGCAGCAGGCTTTTATGGTGGAAACCTTCCGGTGGCGACCATGCAAGCCTATGAAGACCAAAGCATTCCGGCCATTTTGCCCTTGATTGCAAAATAG